A region from the Kineothrix sp. IPX-CK genome encodes:
- a CDS encoding glycosyltransferase family 4 protein, with protein MTVTFVSNYINHHQIPFSDACYKALGEDYHFIQTEPMEEQRIAMGWSVALHKLPYVLCLYEQEEQCRNLIMESDIVIFGWTGREDIVAKRLRGGKPVIRVSERLYREGQWKAVSPRGLVRKYKEHTRYRKAPVYLLCAGAYVASDFHIVRAYPDKMFRFGYFPETVLYAEGELESLKGGLDRIDMVWAGRFIPLKHPEFAVRLAKELREAKSDFHIHMVGSGELEEELKRTVRADELEEYFTFYGYTEPKEVRKIMEKCRIHLFTSNYLEGWGAVVNEAMNSGCAVVANVEAGAVPFLIKHGENGLVYKNGSYEDFSMQVRKLVKEPELAMRLGKEAYRTITGKWNAEYAAGELLRFCGDLKDGKVIPAKDGPFSPAPVIAPGRMYEMVAEHRV; from the coding sequence ATGACGGTTACCTTTGTATCCAATTATATCAATCATCATCAGATTCCTTTTTCGGACGCATGCTATAAGGCGCTGGGAGAAGACTATCATTTTATACAGACCGAGCCCATGGAAGAGCAGCGGATTGCCATGGGATGGAGCGTGGCGCTTCATAAGCTGCCCTATGTGCTCTGCCTGTATGAGCAGGAGGAGCAATGCCGCAACCTGATTATGGAGAGCGATATCGTTATTTTCGGCTGGACCGGGAGAGAGGATATTGTGGCTAAGCGCCTGCGCGGGGGAAAGCCGGTCATTCGGGTGAGCGAAAGGCTGTATCGGGAAGGCCAGTGGAAAGCTGTATCACCGAGGGGGCTGGTGAGGAAATATAAGGAGCATACGAGATATCGGAAGGCACCGGTATACCTTTTGTGTGCGGGAGCATATGTGGCTTCGGACTTTCATATTGTAAGAGCTTATCCGGACAAAATGTTCCGGTTCGGTTATTTTCCTGAGACTGTTCTATATGCGGAAGGAGAGCTTGAGAGCCTGAAGGGAGGCCTTGACAGAATCGATATGGTATGGGCCGGGCGGTTTATACCGTTAAAACATCCCGAATTTGCAGTAAGGCTTGCTAAGGAATTGCGGGAAGCAAAGTCGGATTTCCATATTCATATGGTGGGAAGCGGTGAATTGGAGGAGGAACTGAAGCGTACGGTAAGGGCGGACGAGCTGGAAGAATACTTCACCTTTTACGGGTATACGGAACCGAAGGAAGTTAGAAAAATAATGGAAAAATGCCGGATCCATTTGTTCACCAGCAATTATCTGGAGGGCTGGGGAGCGGTTGTCAACGAAGCCATGAACAGCGGCTGTGCCGTGGTAGCCAATGTGGAAGCGGGAGCGGTTCCTTTCCTGATAAAGCATGGAGAAAATGGATTGGTGTATAAAAACGGCTCCTATGAGGACTTTTCCATGCAGGTCAGAAAGCTGGTAAAAGAGCCGGAGCTTGCCATGCGGCTTGGAAAAGAAGCTTACCGTACGATTACCGGAAAGTGGAATGCGGAATATGCAGCAGGGGAGCTGCTTCGTTTTTGCGGGGATTTAAAGGATGGGAAGGTGATTCCGGCAAAGGATGGACCGTTT
- a CDS encoding glycosyltransferase family 4 protein — protein sequence MRVLWLCNIMLPAIAESLGLPYSNREGWLTGIYERMGKDDRRQMELGICFPVERLEGKLKELNGRWMLGNTACYAFQETLNSPEKYDASMERRFSEILKDFNPDVVHIFGTEFPHTLAMTRASGRPERILIGIQGLCFACAEAYMADLPEYVQKRRTFRDIIKRDGIRRQQEKFRLRGEHEKEALKNAGNITGRTGFDREETKKINGNAKYYHMNETMRFNFYNGKWKQEKCVPHSIFLSQGDYPLKGFHYVLLAMPRILSEYPDAVVYVAGNSIIDDRSMKDRIKISSYGKYLRKLIREYGLGDKVKILGKLSAEEMKQQFLKSSVFVCPSSLENSPNSMGEAMLLGVPAVAARTGGIPSMLEDEAEGLLYDAGNVDKLGDAVLRVWMDPEETLKRAEAARRRAYKTHNGDANYERLLEIYKEICE from the coding sequence ATGAGAGTATTGTGGTTATGTAATATTATGCTTCCAGCTATTGCAGAAAGTCTTGGACTTCCCTACAGCAATAGGGAAGGTTGGCTGACGGGTATCTATGAACGCATGGGTAAGGATGACAGGAGGCAGATGGAATTGGGAATCTGTTTTCCGGTGGAAAGGCTGGAAGGGAAACTTAAGGAGTTAAACGGGCGGTGGATGCTTGGAAATACGGCGTGCTATGCCTTCCAGGAGACCCTTAACTCGCCGGAAAAATATGATGCGAGTATGGAAAGGCGTTTTTCGGAAATCCTGAAAGACTTTAATCCCGATGTTGTGCATATTTTCGGAACGGAGTTTCCGCATACGCTGGCTATGACGAGAGCATCCGGCCGGCCGGAGAGAATCCTGATAGGGATACAGGGGCTTTGTTTTGCCTGCGCTGAGGCTTATATGGCAGATCTTCCGGAATACGTACAGAAGAGAAGGACCTTCCGGGATATAATAAAAAGAGACGGAATAAGGCGGCAGCAGGAGAAGTTCAGACTGCGGGGAGAGCATGAGAAAGAGGCTCTGAAAAACGCCGGAAATATTACGGGACGAACCGGTTTCGACAGAGAAGAAACGAAAAAGATCAATGGCAATGCAAAATATTACCATATGAATGAAACCATGCGCTTTAATTTCTATAACGGAAAATGGAAACAGGAAAAGTGCGTGCCTCACAGCATTTTTCTAAGTCAGGGGGACTATCCTCTAAAGGGCTTTCATTATGTGCTTTTGGCTATGCCGAGGATTCTTTCGGAATATCCGGATGCAGTCGTCTATGTGGCGGGAAATAGTATTATCGATGATCGGTCGATGAAAGACCGGATAAAGATATCCTCCTATGGAAAGTATTTGAGGAAGCTGATACGCGAATACGGTCTGGGGGATAAGGTGAAGATACTTGGCAAGCTTTCAGCGGAGGAGATGAAGCAGCAGTTTTTAAAAAGCAGCGTATTCGTATGCCCGTCTTCCTTGGAAAATTCCCCTAATTCTATGGGAGAGGCCATGCTTTTAGGCGTGCCTGCAGTGGCGGCGCGAACGGGAGGCATTCCCAGTATGCTCGAAGATGAAGCAGAGGGACTTCTTTACGATGCGGGGAATGTGGATAAATTAGGGGATGCGGTACTTAGGGTGTGGATGGACCCGGAGGAGACACTAAAAAGAGCGGAAGCGGCAAGAAGAAGGGCATATAAGACCCATAATGGAGACGCTAATTACGAAAGGCTTTTGGAAATATATAAGGAGATTTGCGAATGA
- a CDS encoding glycosyltransferase yields MGRIMFSIVVVCLNEGERLKAVIENIRRQTYADYEIIVKDGLSKDGSIEELPADERIKVYRLEDTGIYDAMNQAVKEIKGDYVYFLNCGDAFYREDVLQRVAKQIKEYPRRRENVVFYGDILEKITGERVSSNPHMDAFGCYRNVPCHQACFYSAELMRRKGFDLKYHVRADYEHFLWCFFEGEADTVYMPFLIADYEGGGFSETKENRKRSEAEHKEIVKKYMSSGQVLKYRALMILSLAPLRTCISRYKVTAHIYNKLKALVYKRQE; encoded by the coding sequence ATGGGACGGATAATGTTCAGCATTGTAGTAGTCTGCCTTAATGAGGGAGAAAGGCTGAAAGCGGTGATTGAAAATATTCGGCGTCAGACATACGCTGACTATGAAATAATCGTAAAGGACGGGCTTTCTAAGGATGGTTCGATAGAGGAGCTTCCTGCGGATGAAAGGATAAAGGTGTACCGTCTGGAGGATACGGGTATATATGATGCGATGAATCAGGCAGTGAAAGAGATAAAGGGAGACTATGTTTATTTTTTAAACTGCGGAGATGCCTTTTACCGGGAGGACGTTCTTCAAAGAGTTGCTAAGCAAATAAAAGAATATCCGAGGCGGAGAGAAAATGTCGTTTTTTATGGCGATATCCTGGAAAAGATAACGGGAGAAAGGGTAAGTTCCAATCCCCATATGGACGCTTTCGGGTGCTATAGAAATGTGCCCTGCCATCAGGCTTGCTTTTATTCGGCAGAGCTTATGAGACGCAAGGGATTCGATTTGAAATATCATGTAAGGGCGGATTACGAGCATTTCCTCTGGTGTTTTTTTGAAGGGGAAGCGGATACGGTATATATGCCGTTTCTGATTGCTGACTATGAGGGCGGCGGCTTTTCCGAGACGAAGGAGAACAGAAAGCGGTCCGAGGCGGAACATAAGGAAATTGTAAAGAAGTATATGTCAAGCGGACAGGTACTAAAATACCGCGCTCTCATGATTCTGTCGCTTGCCCCGCTAAGAACGTGTATTTCCCGATATAAGGTGACGGCTCATATTTACAATAAGCTGAAAGCGCTTGTATATAAGCGGCAGGAGTAA
- a CDS encoding EpsG family protein has product MILYITIAVVTILLAAAVRVMPNGINHRLGGSLYNFPGNKWSRQQALNGLCLFSIFIILFGLSACRLNVGNDYAKYVEFMHLIAVGAYDYVPTEAGFNALVTVLYAVSGYENFLLVFAVFAFFTLLFFLKAMYEQSDSFGFSFFLFMAFGFYFHTFNTVRYYFALALALYSIKYVLQKEWGKFILLVLLGAAFHKSMLVIIPLYFLATLPWKKWQLALMAVFCSTFFFLQDFYLKVVVFLYPSYEDTEYLEGGVSWFNILRCAGVLALSLLYYKDAVKDSKRNRFYFYCNLGALVLYVCCSFLPIITRIGYYLNITQILFLPAIVSRIPDKRQKRFFTVAIALAAVGYFVMYLMRAGNDGIRVLPYQTFMFHDMVPILSDMN; this is encoded by the coding sequence ATGATTTTATATATAACGATTGCGGTGGTGACCATATTGCTCGCGGCAGCGGTACGTGTCATGCCAAATGGCATAAATCATCGTTTGGGAGGTTCGCTTTATAATTTTCCAGGCAACAAATGGAGCAGGCAGCAGGCTTTAAACGGGCTGTGCCTGTTTTCTATTTTTATCATCTTATTTGGATTATCCGCATGCAGGCTGAACGTAGGTAATGATTATGCCAAGTATGTGGAATTCATGCACCTGATTGCAGTAGGAGCATATGATTATGTTCCTACGGAGGCAGGCTTTAACGCGTTGGTAACGGTGCTGTACGCTGTCTCGGGCTATGAGAATTTCCTGTTGGTATTTGCCGTATTCGCATTTTTCACGCTCCTATTCTTTTTGAAGGCTATGTACGAGCAAAGTGACAGCTTTGGCTTCAGCTTTTTTTTATTCATGGCATTCGGTTTTTATTTTCACACGTTTAATACGGTACGCTATTATTTTGCGCTGGCGCTGGCTTTGTATTCCATAAAGTATGTGCTGCAAAAAGAATGGGGGAAATTTATCCTTCTGGTGCTCTTAGGTGCTGCGTTTCATAAATCGATGCTGGTGATCATACCCTTATATTTCCTCGCTACACTTCCTTGGAAAAAATGGCAGCTTGCGTTAATGGCGGTATTTTGCAGTACTTTTTTCTTTCTGCAGGATTTTTATTTAAAGGTGGTAGTATTTCTCTATCCTTCTTACGAGGATACGGAATATTTGGAAGGCGGCGTCAGCTGGTTCAATATATTGCGCTGCGCAGGTGTGCTCGCATTATCTTTGCTGTATTATAAGGACGCGGTAAAGGACAGCAAAAGGAACCGCTTTTATTTTTATTGTAATCTGGGCGCATTGGTTTTGTATGTCTGCTGCTCCTTCCTGCCTATTATAACGAGAATCGGCTATTACCTGAACATCACACAGATTCTCTTCCTCCCGGCAATCGTAAGCAGGATACCGGATAAAAGGCAGAAACGATTTTTCACCGTGGCAATAGCGCTGGCAGCGGTGGGATATTTTGTGATGTATTTGATGAGAGCGGGGAATGACGGCATCCGAGTGCTGCCATACCAGACGTTTATGTTCCACGACATGGTGCCGATTTTATCGGATATGAATTAA
- a CDS encoding glycosyltransferase family 2 protein, with protein sequence MELQMLVSAVNQDVLTLAEKMNIETEAIVVNQCESFSYNEYRHKEHRVRCYSLKERGVGLSRNTALMRADGDICIFADEDIAYDTGYAKKIEEEFLKKKDADIILFNVKVAPSRRTYWNEKSKRIRWYNYGRYPAYSIAAKRSSLHSASVSFSLLFGGGAVYSNGEDSLFLRDCLRAGLRIYASPVAIGEETERESTWFHGYNEKFFKDRGVLYRYLYGRMAIPFSLRFLMAHKKEMCREIGWMQAYRWMREGVRGL encoded by the coding sequence ATGGAATTGCAGATGTTGGTTTCCGCAGTGAATCAGGATGTCCTGACGCTGGCAGAGAAAATGAATATAGAGACGGAGGCTATCGTCGTCAATCAGTGCGAAAGCTTCTCCTATAACGAATATCGGCATAAGGAACACCGGGTACGCTGTTACAGCCTGAAGGAAAGAGGGGTAGGGCTTAGCAGAAACACGGCCCTTATGCGCGCCGATGGAGATATCTGTATTTTTGCGGATGAAGATATTGCATATGATACAGGATATGCAAAAAAAATAGAAGAAGAATTCTTGAAGAAAAAGGACGCGGATATTATTTTGTTCAATGTAAAGGTTGCTCCGTCGAGGAGGACCTATTGGAATGAAAAGTCAAAAAGGATCCGTTGGTATAATTACGGAAGATATCCGGCATACAGCATTGCGGCGAAGCGCTCATCGCTCCATAGCGCGAGTGTCAGTTTTTCTCTCCTCTTTGGAGGGGGAGCTGTATACAGCAACGGCGAAGACAGCCTTTTTCTCAGGGATTGCCTAAGAGCCGGACTTCGTATCTATGCGTCTCCCGTGGCGATAGGAGAGGAGACAGAGAGAGAGTCTACGTGGTTTCACGGTTATAACGAGAAGTTTTTCAAGGACAGGGGCGTGTTGTACCGCTATTTATACGGGAGGATGGCAATTCCTTTTTCCCTGCGATTTCTTATGGCACATAAAAAGGAAATGTGCAGGGAAATCGGCTGGATGCAGGCGTATAGGTGGATGCGGGAAGGGGTTCGCGGATTATGA
- a CDS encoding exopolysaccharide biosynthesis polyprenyl glycosylphosphotransferase, giving the protein MKRLESMKRIIILQLSLLGLCLQTAVYAYFWFESYYPLVLLKLKFYINGHILIIGIYFVLLFFFTNTYGGLKIGYLKPSEVFFSQIFSFLAVNVISYFQISLMRNWLAPIGPMLQVTAIQFVISGIWTYFCNSFYRSIFPPREMLLVYGERSIDDIMNKFATRKDKFNIVKCMNIGEGVTAIEEEAVKRYDAVVLWDISTQERNKLLKFFYGKSIRVYMMPKITDVLIQGSDQLHFFDTPIFLTREYSLTVEQRAIKRLIDIVCSLLLIAITSPIMIVTAFIIRLYDNGPVLYKQVRCTRDQEQFYIMKFRSMRVDAEKDGVARLAAKNDSRITPVGKFIRAVRIDELPQLFNILKGEMSFIGPRPERPEIIAQYVEEMPEFVYRMKVKAGLAGYAQVYGKYNTTPYDKLKLDLAYIENYTVWLDIKLMLLTLKILFRAESTEGVDSKQITALRQEEDK; this is encoded by the coding sequence GTGAAACGTTTGGAATCTATGAAAAGAATTATTATATTACAGCTTTCGCTGCTGGGACTTTGCCTGCAAACGGCTGTTTATGCCTATTTTTGGTTTGAAAGCTATTATCCTCTCGTATTGTTGAAGCTGAAATTTTATATTAACGGACATATTTTGATTATCGGTATTTATTTCGTTCTTTTGTTCTTTTTCACCAATACTTACGGAGGATTGAAAATCGGCTATTTGAAGCCTTCCGAGGTGTTCTTCTCACAGATATTTTCTTTTCTGGCCGTAAACGTGATATCTTATTTTCAAATTTCCCTCATGAGAAACTGGCTGGCCCCGATTGGGCCGATGCTGCAGGTGACAGCCATACAGTTCGTGATATCCGGCATCTGGACTTATTTTTGCAATTCCTTTTATCGAAGCATATTTCCGCCGCGGGAAATGCTGTTAGTATACGGAGAGCGGTCCATTGACGATATCATGAACAAGTTTGCCACTAGAAAAGATAAATTCAATATTGTGAAATGTATGAATATCGGCGAAGGAGTAACGGCCATAGAAGAAGAGGCGGTGAAGCGCTATGATGCAGTCGTTCTTTGGGATATTTCCACGCAGGAAAGGAATAAGCTGCTTAAATTTTTCTATGGAAAATCCATTCGTGTATATATGATGCCTAAGATTACGGATGTGCTGATTCAAGGTTCCGACCAGCTCCATTTCTTCGATACGCCTATTTTCCTCACAAGGGAATATTCCTTAACGGTAGAGCAGAGGGCAATAAAGAGGCTGATTGATATTGTCTGTTCTTTGCTTTTGATTGCGATTACCTCTCCGATTATGATTGTCACTGCATTCATCATAAGGCTGTATGACAATGGTCCCGTTTTGTACAAGCAGGTACGCTGTACGAGGGATCAGGAGCAATTTTATATCATGAAGTTCAGGAGCATGCGGGTGGATGCGGAAAAGGACGGCGTGGCCAGGCTGGCGGCAAAGAATGATTCGAGGATAACGCCCGTAGGAAAGTTTATCAGGGCGGTACGCATTGACGAGCTTCCGCAATTGTTCAATATTTTAAAGGGTGAGATGTCCTTCATAGGTCCGAGACCGGAACGTCCTGAAATCATCGCCCAGTATGTTGAGGAAATGCCGGAATTCGTTTACCGGATGAAAGTTAAAGCCGGACTGGCGGGTTATGCACAGGTTTACGGCAAATACAACACGACACCCTACGATAAGCTGAAGCTGGATCTGGCTTATATCGAAAATTATACCGTATGGCTGGATATCAAACTGATGCTGTTAACTTTGAAGATACTGTTTCGGGCAGAAAGCACAGAAGGTGTGGACAGCAAGCAGATAACGGCGCTTAGGCAGGAAGAGGATAAATAA
- a CDS encoding glycosyltransferase family 2 protein — translation MDKLVSIIVPVYNAGTYIENTIEMVCRQTYAQWELLLVDDCSADDGRKKIEAFCRRDERIRLIAKDKNEGAAKARNTGILSAKGRFIAFLDADDVWLPAKLEKELQFMEEKEAAFVFTGYEFGNEQAEGTGKVVTVPEALTYKQALPRTVIFTSTVLFDTEKIDKSLIEMPDVKSEDTATWWKILRNGYTAYGLNEVLVIYRRPGKSLSSNKLVAIKRIWNLYRREEKLSLPYSIYNFVLWAFGAVLRRI, via the coding sequence ATGGACAAGCTGGTCAGTATTATTGTGCCGGTATATAATGCTGGAACGTATATAGAAAATACGATTGAAATGGTATGCCGTCAGACGTACGCACAGTGGGAGCTTTTGCTGGTGGACGACTGCTCTGCGGACGATGGCAGGAAGAAAATAGAGGCTTTCTGCCGCAGGGATGAGAGGATTCGCCTGATTGCGAAAGATAAAAACGAAGGGGCCGCGAAGGCGCGCAACACGGGGATTTTGAGTGCAAAGGGAAGATTTATCGCCTTTTTGGATGCCGACGATGTGTGGCTACCTGCGAAGCTGGAGAAGGAACTTCAGTTTATGGAGGAGAAGGAGGCGGCCTTCGTTTTTACCGGATATGAATTCGGAAATGAGCAGGCGGAAGGAACCGGAAAGGTAGTGACGGTGCCGGAAGCTCTTACCTATAAGCAGGCTCTTCCGAGAACCGTCATCTTTACTTCCACGGTACTGTTCGATACGGAAAAAATCGATAAGTCGCTGATAGAAATGCCTGATGTGAAGAGCGAGGATACGGCCACTTGGTGGAAAATCCTAAGAAATGGATATACTGCTTATGGGCTTAACGAGGTGCTCGTAATCTACAGAAGGCCGGGGAAATCCCTTTCCTCTAACAAGCTTGTGGCAATAAAGAGAATCTGGAACCTGTACAGAAGGGAAGAGAAGCTTTCTTTACCCTATAGCATATATAATTTCGTCTTATGGGCATTTGGAGCGGTATTGAGGCGGATATAA
- a CDS encoding glycosyltransferase family 2 protein: protein MELLSVIVPCYNEEENIFDFYNELMKNEQFFEKRGLEIEILYIDDGSKDKTADKVKELNARDPRAHLLSFSRNFGKEAAIYAGLKTAKGAYAVMMDADLQDPPSLLPEMFQYIDEGYDSVATRRVTRKGEPVIRSWFARLFYKIMNRISRTEIVDGARDYRLMKRNVVDAILSITEYNRFTKGIFGWVGYETKWLEYENIERKKGETKWSFWKLFLYSLDGVTAFSTVPLAIASIMGVLFCGFAFLFIIVIIVRKLIFGDPTSGWPSLVCIISLVSGVQLFCLGIVGQYLAKTYMEVKKRPIYLIKEEI, encoded by the coding sequence ATGGAGTTGCTTAGCGTAATTGTTCCCTGTTATAACGAAGAGGAAAATATTTTTGATTTTTATAACGAATTGATGAAAAATGAGCAGTTTTTTGAGAAGAGAGGTCTGGAGATAGAGATTCTCTATATTGACGACGGCTCTAAGGATAAGACGGCGGATAAGGTAAAGGAGTTAAACGCCAGGGATCCGCGGGCACACCTTTTGTCCTTTTCCAGAAATTTCGGAAAGGAAGCGGCTATTTACGCCGGCCTTAAGACGGCGAAGGGAGCATATGCTGTGATGATGGATGCGGATTTGCAGGATCCGCCTTCACTTTTGCCGGAGATGTTTCAATATATCGATGAAGGCTATGATTCGGTGGCAACACGGAGGGTGACAAGAAAAGGCGAGCCCGTCATCCGCTCTTGGTTTGCCAGATTATTCTATAAAATAATGAACCGCATATCCCGTACGGAGATTGTGGACGGAGCCAGGGATTATCGCCTGATGAAAAGAAATGTAGTAGACGCCATTCTTTCCATTACGGAGTATAACCGCTTTACGAAAGGTATCTTCGGCTGGGTAGGCTATGAGACGAAGTGGCTGGAATATGAAAATATCGAACGCAAAAAGGGCGAGACGAAGTGGTCGTTCTGGAAGCTGTTTCTATATTCCCTTGACGGAGTTACTGCTTTTTCCACGGTACCTCTTGCTATCGCTTCGATCATGGGAGTGTTGTTCTGTGGCTTCGCTTTTTTATTTATCATTGTGATCATTGTGCGTAAGCTGATATTTGGTGACCCAACCTCAGGCTGGCCCTCCTTGGTATGTATCATATCACTGGTGAGCGGTGTGCAGCTTTTTTGCCTTGGGATCGTCGGACAGTATTTGGCCAAGACTTACATGGAAGTCAAAAAAAGACCGATTTATCTTATTAAGGAAGAAATATAG
- a CDS encoding sporulation initiation factor Spo0A C-terminal domain-containing protein, translating to MYIQYVGNFIVDIDGLRDAELIKHVTKIMLDMGVPAHLKGYHYLRAAIIIAKKDMEVVGSVTKLLYPEIAKQFKTTDQKVERAIRNAIEVSWMRGNPETFEELFGYSILTGQTRPTNSEYIAQIADKINLDMENGKI from the coding sequence TTGTATATACAATATGTGGGGAATTTTATCGTGGATATTGACGGATTAAGAGATGCGGAATTGATAAAACACGTAACTAAAATAATGCTCGATATGGGAGTGCCTGCACATTTAAAGGGATACCATTACCTGCGTGCGGCAATCATCATAGCGAAAAAGGATATGGAAGTGGTCGGAAGCGTAACGAAACTTTTATATCCTGAGATTGCAAAGCAGTTCAAGACGACGGACCAGAAGGTGGAACGGGCTATTCGCAATGCAATTGAGGTATCCTGGATGAGGGGAAATCCCGAAACCTTTGAAGAGTTATTCGGTTATTCCATACTGACAGGTCAGACAAGACCTACCAACAGCGAATACATTGCGCAGATTGCAGATAAAATAAATCTGGATATGGAAAATGGCAAAATATAA
- a CDS encoding mannose-1-phosphate guanylyltransferase, with protein MTEGNGKMERYGIIMAGGGGTRFWPLSRREVPKQLLNLTGRDTMVNETIDRIKKSVRGENIYIVTNAVQAELMEKVTEGRLEAKHILSEPAARNTAACIGYAAVEIRKKYGDGVMCVLASDHYIKNGAAYAEVMDYAMELAEKTDRLVTIGIKPTNPATGYGYIKYNKKVKEVGHTISKESGKRIAAYPVADFVEKPSLSTAKSYVEQGCYLWNSGMFVWKTSVILKYFEELLPDVYECLLEIEEAIGTDKEKETIERVYPTIPKISVDYGIMERADNVIMLEGDFGWSDVGSWDALDTLYDADGNNNVTYGEQIHIGSKNCIAYGKNKLIATIGLDNVIIVETEDAILVCDKNKAQDVKKIVEILEEQGKTEYL; from the coding sequence ATGACGGAAGGAAACGGCAAAATGGAAAGATACGGCATAATTATGGCGGGCGGAGGCGGAACGAGATTCTGGCCCTTGAGCCGCAGGGAAGTACCGAAGCAATTGTTGAATCTCACGGGCAGGGATACGATGGTGAATGAGACCATCGACAGAATCAAAAAAAGCGTTCGGGGAGAGAATATCTATATCGTTACGAACGCTGTACAGGCGGAACTGATGGAGAAGGTAACGGAAGGAAGGCTCGAGGCAAAGCATATTCTGTCCGAGCCTGCTGCAAGAAATACGGCGGCGTGTATCGGCTATGCCGCGGTGGAGATTCGCAAAAAATACGGAGACGGCGTAATGTGTGTGCTGGCATCGGACCACTACATCAAAAACGGCGCCGCATATGCGGAAGTAATGGACTATGCGATGGAGCTGGCTGAAAAGACGGACAGGCTGGTGACGATAGGAATCAAGCCTACGAATCCTGCTACCGGATACGGCTATATTAAGTACAACAAAAAAGTGAAAGAAGTAGGTCATACGATAAGTAAGGAGAGCGGAAAGCGCATAGCTGCGTATCCGGTAGCCGATTTCGTGGAGAAACCCAGCCTTTCTACGGCCAAATCTTACGTGGAGCAGGGCTGTTATCTCTGGAACAGCGGAATGTTTGTATGGAAAACCTCCGTTATATTAAAATATTTCGAAGAGCTTCTGCCGGACGTATATGAGTGCCTTTTAGAAATCGAAGAAGCCATCGGTACGGATAAGGAGAAGGAGACTATCGAAAGAGTATACCCGACCATTCCGAAGATTTCCGTGGATTATGGAATTATGGAGAGGGCGGATAACGTAATTATGCTGGAAGGCGATTTCGGCTGGAGCGACGTTGGAAGCTGGGATGCGCTCGATACGCTGTATGATGCGGACGGAAATAATAACGTAACCTACGGAGAACAGATTCATATCGGTTCTAAAAATTGCATTGCCTATGGCAAAAATAAGTTAATTGCTACTATCGGACTGGATAATGTCATCATTGTGGAGACAGAGGATGCGATATTGGTCTGCGACAAAAACAAGGCGCAGGATGTTAAAAAAATCGTAGAGATTTTGGAAGAACAGGGCAAGACTGAATACTTGTAA